A genomic window from Nosocomiicoccus massiliensis includes:
- a CDS encoding exonuclease domain-containing protein, translating to MLDSCFAVVDLETTGNDPLKDHIIELSIVFVKNNEVISSYSTLLSDASDIPAFVTELTSITLEDIKGAPKFNDISNEVYELLENCCFIAHNIEFDLNFLKVAFQNTGIHFQPHLTLDTVDLSKIFFPTLSSYQLGMLSETLNLSLKHAHRAYDDALATAKLFIKILERINQLDKETIIRLYNISKYLETNVSDLLFASLSENNHRDADYTVQSLSIQHPKFNFESNHKITIEDLYKNFIDQNNFKHRQDQLDLIYTIYSALKENKNIALEAYTGLGKTEAILIASIVYTNETKQHVLISTSKKILQDQMYYQSLIRLLESSKLNELPVSMLKGKTNYVDIDTILKLLSFKDDNYEIVMLKMKLLVWLTETITGDLGEISLKGPERLYYDTAHFQINSNDNYFYNRAVEHAKNSRICITNHYFIEECLSELDNKYLIVDEAHQVLNTVERQSITEYKYMDLKFLLSQIGINNKDKMLKEYLEHNDIRAKDFLVRMLTDLNKTIDDVFSSLRIEEIKRAIQQLNHSNYLIDFVLKSIVDTNNYESLYNYLKHFQFKLKDMQKSLTLDNYTIHQDNNYQKTALLVNNNSKDRLFHHLKGLHGQVLISGTLEVNGSFNHLEPWFLDEFDTKIIANDNLFKEVELFIPNDIHDLNDRDSYIEDLVDYLSTYHSIKEDKVIVLFTNYKLLNEVYQFLLDGELFDIPIIKQNKNDTPSKLLLQYNQLQNCILLATESFTEGINLENLNNRTIFLTKLPFPVPTGKGFRHFYKHDLPDAVFMFRQIVGRIKRDDSDRGRVVLFDERLLEKPYRNAFLKYFNEKSLIHGDRTAFIEMLSRL from the coding sequence ATGTTAGACAGTTGTTTTGCTGTTGTGGATTTAGAAACAACAGGTAATGATCCATTAAAAGATCATATCATCGAGTTAAGCATTGTATTTGTAAAAAATAACGAAGTAATCAGTTCATATAGTACTTTATTGTCGGATGCTTCTGATATACCAGCTTTTGTAACAGAATTAACTTCTATTACATTAGAGGATATTAAAGGAGCACCGAAGTTTAACGATATTTCAAATGAAGTATACGAATTACTAGAAAACTGTTGTTTCATCGCACATAATATTGAATTCGATCTTAATTTTTTAAAAGTCGCATTCCAAAATACAGGTATTCATTTTCAACCACACTTAACACTCGATACAGTCGATTTATCTAAAATATTTTTTCCTACATTGAGCTCTTATCAACTTGGTATGTTGTCTGAGACTCTTAATTTATCTTTAAAACATGCACATCGTGCCTATGATGATGCACTTGCAACAGCAAAACTATTTATTAAAATTTTAGAGCGAATTAATCAACTCGACAAAGAGACGATAATACGTCTATATAACATTTCAAAATATCTCGAAACAAATGTCAGTGATCTTTTATTTGCTTCTCTAAGTGAAAATAATCATAGAGACGCGGATTATACAGTGCAGTCACTATCTATACAACATCCAAAATTTAACTTTGAATCAAATCACAAAATCACAATAGAGGACTTGTATAAAAATTTTATAGATCAAAATAACTTTAAGCATCGCCAAGATCAACTCGATTTAATATATACGATTTATAGTGCACTAAAAGAAAATAAAAATATTGCTCTAGAAGCTTATACGGGACTAGGTAAAACAGAAGCAATACTAATCGCGAGTATCGTATATACAAATGAGACAAAACAGCATGTATTGATTTCTACAAGTAAGAAGATTTTACAAGATCAAATGTATTATCAAAGTTTAATTCGTCTTCTGGAGTCGTCTAAATTAAATGAATTACCAGTATCTATGTTAAAAGGAAAAACAAATTACGTCGACATAGATACCATTTTAAAGCTCTTAAGTTTTAAAGATGATAACTATGAAATTGTCATGTTAAAAATGAAATTGCTCGTTTGGTTAACAGAGACGATAACCGGTGATTTAGGTGAGATTTCATTAAAAGGACCAGAACGACTTTACTATGACACTGCACATTTTCAAATCAATTCTAATGACAATTATTTTTATAATAGAGCAGTGGAACATGCAAAAAATAGCCGTATTTGCATTACAAATCATTACTTTATTGAAGAGTGCTTATCAGAACTCGATAATAAGTATTTAATTGTCGATGAAGCACACCAAGTGTTAAATACTGTAGAGCGTCAGTCTATCACAGAATATAAATATATGGACCTTAAATTTTTACTATCTCAAATCGGTATAAACAATAAAGATAAAATGTTAAAAGAATATCTTGAACATAATGATATTCGAGCAAAAGACTTTCTTGTACGTATGCTTACAGATTTAAATAAAACAATCGATGATGTATTTTCATCATTACGTATCGAGGAAATAAAACGAGCAATTCAACAATTAAATCACTCAAATTACTTAATCGATTTCGTTCTAAAATCGATTGTCGACACGAACAATTATGAATCTCTTTATAATTATTTAAAGCATTTCCAGTTTAAATTAAAAGATATGCAAAAGAGTTTAACGTTAGATAATTATACTATCCATCAAGACAATAATTATCAAAAAACAGCGTTACTCGTTAACAATAATAGTAAAGACCGTCTATTTCATCATTTAAAAGGGCTACACGGACAAGTTTTAATTTCTGGTACATTAGAAGTTAATGGATCATTTAACCATCTAGAACCGTGGTTTTTAGATGAATTTGATACAAAAATAATTGCTAATGATAATTTGTTTAAAGAAGTAGAACTATTTATACCGAACGATATTCACGACCTAAATGATAGAGATTCATATATTGAAGATTTAGTCGATTATTTATCGACTTATCATTCAATTAAAGAAGATAAAGTAATCGTTTTATTTACGAATTATAAATTGCTAAACGAAGTCTATCAATTTTTACTAGACGGTGAACTGTTTGATATTCCTATTATCAAACAAAATAAAAACGATACACCTAGTAAATTATTACTTCAGTATAATCAACTTCAAAATTGTATATTACTCGCAACTGAAAGTTTTACTGAAGGAATTAATTTGGAAAATCTAAACAATCGTACAATCTTTTTAACTAAGTTACCTTTCCCAGTACCAACAGGTAAAGGTTTTAGACATTTTTATAAACACGACCTGCCTGATGCAGTATTTATGTTTAGACAAATTGTTGGGCGCATTAAAAGAGATGATTCTGACCGTGGCCGTGTTGTGCTATTTGATGAGCGATTGCTCGAGAAACCGTATCGTAATGCATTTTTAAAGTACTTTAATGAGAAAAGTCTTATACACGGTGATAGGACCGCTTTCATTGAGATGTTATCTAGATTATAA
- a CDS encoding DUF1405 domain-containing protein: MIHYLYQLMYNRTFLILLFISNFLGTIYGYYWYRGQLSVTEWYFYPFVPDSPTATLFLCIVILAILFNKKYGLIDALAFTTLIKYGVWAVIMNFLYFIEINMITPVGVMLIFSHSIMALQAFLFLPHLEIKPWHFYVTAFWLFHNDVIDYVYMQYPKYGSLDRFSDHIGYLSFWLTVIVLILLKTLVPINRMR; encoded by the coding sequence ATGATTCATTATCTTTATCAATTAATGTATAATAGAACATTTTTAATTTTGTTATTTATATCTAACTTTTTAGGTACCATTTATGGTTACTACTGGTACCGAGGGCAATTATCCGTTACTGAATGGTATTTTTATCCATTTGTTCCTGATAGTCCAACTGCAACTTTATTCTTATGTATCGTCATACTAGCGATTTTATTTAATAAAAAATATGGTCTCATCGACGCATTAGCTTTTACGACATTAATCAAATACGGTGTTTGGGCTGTAATTATGAACTTTTTATATTTTATAGAGATAAATATGATAACACCTGTCGGTGTCATGCTTATTTTTTCTCATAGCATTATGGCACTTCAAGCATTTTTATTTTTACCACATTTAGAGATAAAACCGTGGCATTTTTATGTAACAGCATTTTGGCTATTCCACAACGATGTGATTGATTATGTATATATGCAATACCCAAAATACGGGTCATTAGACCGCTTTAGTGATCATATTGGTTATTTATCGTTTTGGTTAACGGTTATCGTTTTAATATTACTTAAAACGTTAGTTCCAATAAATCGTATGCGTTGA
- a CDS encoding zinc metallopeptidase codes for MLMYIIYFAILLIVPMLAQMNVTSTFRKYSRVRSTSGLTGKEVAELILRENGIYDVEVLRGKGHLTDHYDPGKKVVVLSPDNYDKPSVAGTAVAAHEVGHAIQHATGYKFLNLRAAIFPLAQFGSNFAFFLIMAGIVLTAGMQSSGPTLGTYLLWGGIGLFAFAVLFQIVTLPVEFDASNRAMKQIERLNIVNEKEYRHAKKVLSAAAMTYVAATATAIAELVRLILIARNN; via the coding sequence ATGTTAATGTATATTATCTATTTCGCAATTCTATTAATCGTACCTATGCTCGCTCAAATGAATGTTACGTCTACGTTTAGAAAGTATAGTAGAGTACGTTCGACGAGTGGTTTAACTGGTAAGGAAGTTGCGGAGTTAATTTTAAGAGAAAATGGTATTTATGACGTAGAAGTACTAAGAGGCAAAGGCCATTTAACAGACCACTACGATCCAGGGAAAAAAGTTGTCGTATTATCACCAGATAACTATGACAAACCATCAGTTGCTGGTACAGCAGTTGCAGCACACGAAGTAGGGCACGCGATTCAACACGCAACTGGCTACAAATTTTTAAATTTAAGAGCCGCGATTTTCCCTCTTGCACAATTCGGAAGTAACTTTGCTTTCTTCTTGATTATGGCAGGTATCGTTTTAACAGCTGGTATGCAATCATCTGGTCCGACTCTTGGAACTTACCTATTATGGGGTGGTATTGGACTATTTGCATTCGCTGTATTATTCCAAATCGTCACATTACCTGTTGAGTTCGACGCATCAAATCGAGCGATGAAACAAATAGAACGTTTAAATATCGTTAACGAAAAAGAATACAGACATGCTAAAAAAGTATTAAGTGCAGCAGCAATGACATACGTAGCAGCAACAGCAACTGCTATCGCAGAGCTCGTTCGTTTAATACTCATAGCACGTAATAACTAA
- a CDS encoding pyridoxal phosphate-dependent aminotransferase, translated as MQISNRMDLLQPSPTIAITNLGRRLKEEGNDVISLSAGEPDFNTPKKVIEAAHEAALNGQTKYSATPGILPLREAIKDKMKRDNNLDYSVDEIFVGAGAKQVLFNIFFAILNPGDEVIIPSPYWVSYGDQVKFAEGVPVIAETTSETDYKLTPEILDQYVTDKTKALVLNSPNNPTGAVYSKEELQRLADYLDETDIIIVSDEIYEVLVYEGAHYSIAQMSEKMKQNTIVVNGVSKSYAMTGWRIGFACGDKELIKAMSKLQSQSVSNVTTPAQYAALKAYELDNSYLKEYNETFKKRRDHAYSQLQKLPYIKCAKPNGAFYLFPDVSELVEKCNFESVDQFTEQLLKEQYVALVPGSAFGIPSNLRFSYALSEEKFSEAIERIQTFVNKYLNK; from the coding sequence GTGCAAATTTCAAATAGAATGGACCTCTTACAGCCAAGTCCGACAATAGCGATAACAAATTTAGGACGTCGCCTAAAAGAAGAAGGAAATGACGTCATCAGTTTATCTGCCGGAGAACCAGATTTTAACACTCCAAAAAAAGTAATAGAAGCAGCACATGAAGCAGCGTTAAATGGGCAAACAAAATACTCTGCAACACCTGGTATTTTGCCACTACGTGAAGCAATAAAAGACAAAATGAAACGTGATAATAACTTGGATTACTCAGTCGATGAAATTTTTGTCGGTGCAGGTGCAAAGCAAGTATTATTTAATATATTCTTTGCGATTTTAAACCCGGGAGATGAGGTAATTATTCCTTCTCCGTACTGGGTATCTTATGGTGATCAAGTAAAATTTGCAGAAGGTGTACCGGTAATTGCTGAAACGACAAGTGAAACAGACTATAAACTTACACCTGAAATATTAGATCAGTACGTGACAGATAAAACAAAAGCTCTCGTATTAAATTCACCGAACAATCCTACTGGTGCAGTTTACAGTAAAGAAGAGCTTCAAAGACTTGCAGATTACTTAGATGAAACAGATATTATTATCGTTTCAGATGAAATCTACGAAGTGCTCGTTTATGAAGGCGCGCATTACTCAATCGCTCAAATGAGTGAAAAGATGAAACAAAATACAATTGTCGTTAATGGTGTTAGTAAATCATATGCAATGACGGGATGGAGAATCGGCTTTGCTTGTGGTGACAAAGAATTAATCAAAGCGATGTCTAAACTTCAAAGTCAATCTGTCTCAAACGTTACAACACCTGCGCAGTACGCAGCATTAAAAGCTTATGAGTTAGATAATTCATACTTAAAAGAATATAATGAAACATTTAAGAAAAGAAGAGATCACGCATATAGTCAACTTCAAAAGCTTCCGTATATAAAATGTGCAAAACCAAATGGAGCGTTTTACTTATTCCCTGATGTGAGTGAACTCGTTGAAAAATGTAATTTCGAAAGTGTAGATCAGTTCACTGAACAGCTACTGAAAGAACAGTACGTAGCACTCGTACCAGGATCTGCATTTGGTATACCGTCAAACTTACGTTTCAGTTATGCATTAAGTGAAGAAAAGTTTTCTGAAGCGATAGAACGTATTCAAACTTTTGTTAACAAATATTTAAACAAATAA
- a CDS encoding DnaD domain-containing protein, protein MDEYIKYINIPVNKILIDHYATIGLDEKMTMLLIRLMSYSNDGLTEVTFDDIIDGSTFTREELSKLIQHLIANQFIGINNKVVSGKHVESYDFNPLYKKLENIITNKATHTYTKNDVSDLFQYIEKLYGRTLGPSEYERMTAWLRDDGYSVDQIKEGVDIAYKNDITSLSYVEKILNSIKKESNNEPVIPFKNWLKGDI, encoded by the coding sequence ATGGATGAATATATTAAATATATAAATATTCCTGTCAATAAAATTTTAATCGATCACTATGCAACTATTGGGCTCGATGAAAAGATGACGATGCTTTTAATCCGTCTAATGAGTTATAGTAATGACGGTCTAACAGAAGTTACATTTGATGATATTATTGACGGTTCAACTTTTACTCGTGAAGAACTATCAAAGTTAATACAACATTTAATTGCTAATCAATTTATTGGAATTAATAATAAAGTGGTTAGTGGAAAACACGTAGAAAGTTACGATTTTAATCCGCTGTATAAAAAACTTGAAAATATCATAACAAATAAAGCTACCCATACTTATACAAAAAATGATGTGAGTGATCTATTTCAATATATTGAAAAGCTATATGGACGAACGCTCGGGCCGAGTGAGTATGAACGTATGACGGCGTGGTTAAGAGATGATGGATATTCTGTAGATCAAATCAAGGAAGGCGTTGATATTGCCTATAAAAATGATATTACATCATTAAGTTATGTCGAAAAAATACTGAATAGTATAAAAAAAGAATCAAACAATGAACCGGTTATTCCGTTTAAAAATTGGTTAAAAGGAGATATTTAG
- the nth gene encoding endonuclease III yields MLSKVKTMEALDIIHEMFPDAEAELNYTNDFELTIAVLLSAQATDVSVNKVTDTLFQKYKTPEDYLSVPLEELENDIKSIGLYRTKAKNIQKLCRDLIDKFNGEVPTTYEELITLAGVGRKTANVVLSVAFDTPRIAVDTHVERVSKRLGIARWKDNVNQVEETLMRKIPENRWSKAHHQLIFFGRYHCLARNPKCFECPLLYMCREGQKRERNLLKQKAK; encoded by the coding sequence GTGCTGAGTAAAGTAAAGACGATGGAAGCACTCGATATTATCCATGAGATGTTTCCAGATGCGGAAGCAGAGCTAAATTATACAAATGATTTTGAACTGACAATTGCAGTATTATTATCTGCTCAAGCAACAGACGTATCTGTAAATAAAGTGACAGATACGTTATTTCAAAAATATAAGACACCTGAAGACTATTTAAGCGTTCCACTAGAAGAACTAGAGAACGATATCAAATCAATTGGACTATACCGTACGAAAGCAAAAAACATACAAAAGTTATGTAGAGATTTAATCGATAAATTTAATGGAGAAGTACCGACGACTTACGAAGAACTCATAACACTCGCAGGAGTCGGTCGAAAGACAGCTAACGTCGTATTAAGTGTCGCGTTTGACACTCCAAGAATCGCTGTCGATACACACGTTGAACGCGTTTCAAAACGACTAGGAATCGCACGTTGGAAAGATAATGTAAACCAAGTCGAAGAAACATTGATGAGAAAAATCCCAGAAAATAGATGGAGTAAAGCGCACCATCAACTTATCTTCTTTGGACGTTATCATTGTTTAGCGAGAAATCCTAAATGTTTTGAATGTCCACTTTTGTACATGTGCCGAGAAGGACAAAAAAGAGAGAGAAATTTATTAAAACAAAAAGCAAAGTAA
- a CDS encoding biotin--[acetyl-CoA-carboxylase] ligase: MNIIKQSVLQSAENSKYFKYIIFEDVVTSTQTIAKEKLFEIENSFVVSSLHQTQGVGRFKREFESPDNCGFYSTFVVRPNVNRDKLMQFNLFIALAITKTIERFINRPIGIKWPNDIYVEGKKLCGFLTEMIPDGQFDTIVCGIGVNIFNSPSEVGKKAALETFADEEIDVGAFVKTLFQNIEKYYDLFLKNDFSMIRDTYVSYSTVLGKEIIITTPSEQYEATAIDIDDFGILKVIDRDGQIKSVLSADIEE, encoded by the coding sequence ATGAATATCATTAAACAGTCAGTTTTACAATCAGCAGAGAATAGTAAATATTTTAAATATATCATTTTTGAAGATGTCGTGACATCGACACAAACAATAGCTAAAGAGAAACTATTTGAAATTGAAAATTCTTTTGTCGTGTCGTCTCTACATCAAACACAAGGTGTCGGTAGATTTAAAAGAGAATTTGAATCACCAGATAATTGTGGGTTTTATAGCACGTTTGTCGTTCGCCCAAATGTAAATCGAGACAAACTTATGCAGTTTAATTTATTTATTGCTCTCGCTATTACAAAAACAATTGAACGCTTTATAAATCGTCCGATTGGTATAAAATGGCCGAACGATATATACGTAGAAGGCAAAAAACTTTGTGGTTTTTTAACAGAGATGATCCCAGACGGTCAATTTGATACTATCGTTTGTGGTATTGGTGTAAATATTTTCAATTCACCATCTGAAGTAGGCAAGAAAGCTGCATTAGAAACTTTTGCTGATGAAGAGATAGATGTTGGAGCATTTGTAAAAACACTCTTTCAAAATATAGAAAAGTATTATGATTTATTTTTAAAAAATGATTTTAGTATGATTAGAGATACGTATGTCAGTTATTCAACCGTATTAGGTAAAGAAATTATCATCACAACACCTTCAGAACAGTACGAGGCTACAGCGATAGATATAGATGATTTTGGTATACTGAAAGTAATCGACCGAGACGGTCAAATTAAATCAGTTTTGAGTGCAGATATAGAAGAGTAG
- a CDS encoding CCA tRNA nucleotidyltransferase, translating into MTNKNAFKEGQFILDTLESNGFEAYYVGGSVRDYCMGKSVGDIDITTNALPKQIEALFKHTIDVGIEHGTIVVVINKTPYEVTTYRTETTYSDFRRPDSVEFTTSLKEDLARRDFTMNAIAMDKHFKLYDPYDGQSAIEDKEIITVGNPDERFNEDALRMLRALRFMSQLQFDLNEDSYNAIKKLVSNVQHISVERIVQELKKLYKGINIEASKRLLIESDMYKYIPFFNRVGKDDLKKSVVHTLNNEIIIQLLFNDSVSFKNELKLSNEDKKYINTSIQLYDDLKNKLETVIVAYKYDTMLLKNMLKILSDNSALNINMEDDLLEAIQKKESLTIQSKKDFAVNGNDLMNSLNKRGGPWLKELLDEIERQILFETLPNDFDAIIEWVHNEYH; encoded by the coding sequence ATGACAAATAAGAACGCATTTAAAGAAGGACAATTTATTCTAGATACATTAGAATCTAACGGATTTGAAGCATATTATGTTGGAGGATCAGTTAGAGACTATTGTATGGGTAAATCAGTCGGTGATATCGATATCACGACAAATGCGCTACCGAAACAAATTGAAGCATTATTTAAACATACGATAGATGTTGGTATTGAGCATGGGACTATTGTAGTCGTTATTAACAAAACACCTTATGAAGTGACGACGTACCGTACTGAAACGACGTATTCAGACTTTAGACGTCCGGACAGTGTTGAATTTACAACATCGTTAAAAGAAGATCTCGCAAGACGTGATTTTACGATGAATGCAATCGCAATGGACAAACATTTTAAGCTGTATGACCCTTATGACGGACAATCCGCAATAGAGGATAAAGAAATTATCACCGTCGGTAATCCAGACGAACGATTTAATGAAGACGCACTTAGAATGTTACGTGCATTACGCTTTATGTCTCAACTACAATTTGATTTAAATGAAGATTCATATAATGCGATTAAAAAGTTAGTTTCTAACGTTCAACATATATCGGTAGAACGTATTGTGCAAGAATTGAAAAAGCTATATAAGGGTATAAATATAGAAGCGTCTAAAAGATTACTAATAGAAAGCGATATGTATAAATACATTCCATTTTTTAATCGTGTGGGTAAAGATGATTTAAAAAAGTCTGTAGTACATACATTAAATAATGAGATTATTATACAGTTATTATTCAATGATAGTGTCTCATTTAAAAATGAATTAAAACTATCGAATGAAGACAAAAAGTATATAAACACTTCAATTCAATTATACGATGACTTAAAAAACAAATTAGAAACAGTCATTGTTGCCTATAAATACGACACAATGTTGTTAAAAAATATGTTAAAAATCTTAAGTGATAACTCTGCATTAAATATAAATATGGAAGATGACCTATTAGAAGCAATTCAAAAGAAAGAATCATTAACAATTCAAAGTAAAAAAGATTTTGCAGTGAACGGTAACGATTTAATGAATTCTTTAAATAAACGTGGTGGACCATGGCTAAAAGAGTTATTAGATGAAATTGAACGCCAAATATTGTTCGAAACATTACCAAACGATTTTGACGCAATTATAGAGTGGGTGCACAATGAATATCATTAA
- the bshA gene encoding N-acetyl-alpha-D-glucosaminyl L-malate synthase BshA → MKIGVTCYPSVGGSGIVATELAIEMAKLGHEIHFISSSVPFRLAGNYSNIYVHTVEINDYNVFKYRPYDITLASKIAEVIDVHQLDCIHMHYAIPHAVAGILANQMSKRDVGIITTLHGTDITVLGHDRSLEPAIRFGIEKSDITTAVSYSLKKQTEEMIQPNKEIKTIYNFVDEKRFNRDNIEVVRSRMKQQLGIDEDSKVIVHSSNFRKIKNITTIVEAFKLVRESVKSDLVLVGDGPEMSVVYDLAHELGVGDNVHLVGRQSDMTSFYKMSDLFMLLSLKESFGLALLEAMNCGCVPIGSNAGGIVEVIQHEKTGFIVDPMDKENAAQYAVELMTNEALYNEMREAMITDVRSRFSEKEIVAQYEDLYRSIIKDNNDDK, encoded by the coding sequence ATGAAAATAGGAGTAACATGTTATCCAAGTGTTGGTGGAAGTGGAATTGTTGCGACTGAACTCGCAATTGAGATGGCGAAACTCGGTCATGAAATCCATTTTATATCATCAAGTGTTCCATTTCGTCTCGCAGGAAACTACTCAAACATTTATGTCCATACAGTAGAAATTAATGATTATAACGTTTTTAAATATAGACCATATGATATTACACTCGCATCGAAAATTGCTGAAGTCATCGATGTACATCAATTAGATTGTATACATATGCATTATGCAATTCCTCATGCGGTTGCAGGTATTTTAGCAAATCAAATGTCAAAACGTGACGTAGGCATTATAACAACACTTCACGGTACAGATATTACAGTACTAGGTCATGATAGAAGTTTAGAGCCTGCGATTCGCTTTGGTATCGAGAAATCTGATATTACAACGGCTGTGTCTTATAGTTTAAAAAAGCAAACAGAAGAAATGATTCAACCTAATAAAGAGATTAAAACAATTTATAACTTTGTCGATGAAAAACGATTTAATCGTGACAATATTGAAGTAGTTAGAAGTCGTATGAAACAGCAGCTTGGTATTGATGAAGACTCTAAAGTCATTGTTCATTCATCCAACTTTAGAAAAATTAAAAACATAACGACAATTGTAGAAGCTTTTAAATTAGTTAGAGAATCAGTTAAAAGTGATCTTGTGTTAGTTGGGGATGGGCCAGAAATGAGTGTTGTATATGACTTGGCACATGAATTAGGTGTTGGTGATAACGTACATCTCGTCGGACGACAATCAGATATGACGTCATTTTATAAGATGAGTGACTTATTTATGTTACTGAGTTTAAAAGAAAGTTTTGGTCTTGCACTTCTTGAAGCTATGAACTGTGGCTGTGTTCCAATTGGTTCAAATGCGGGAGGAATTGTTGAAGTGATTCAACATGAAAAAACAGGATTTATCGTTGATCCGATGGATAAAGAAAATGCAGCTCAATATGCAGTAGAGCTTATGACAAACGAAGCGTTATATAACGAGATGAGAGAAGCGATGATTACAGACGTCAGAAGTCGTTTCTCAGAAAAAGAAATCGTCGCTCAATATGAAGACTTATACAGATCGATTATTAAGGACAATAACGATGACAAATAA